The Anaerolineae bacterium nucleotide sequence CAACAGGGGAAGGCCGTCCTTTGGGACCTGGATGGCGTGATCGCTGACACGGGAGATTTGCACATCCTGACCTGGCGTATGATGCTGAATGAGATGGGCGTTCCCTTTGACGAACAGTATTTCCGGCGCATCTTTGGCATGGTGAATTCGGAAGGGATCCCGCTGCTGCTAGGTCGGCCTGCGTCGCCGGAGGAGATCGCCCGCCTGAGCGAGCGCAAGGAGGCGTTGTTCCGGGAGCTCCTCCCTGGCCGGCTGCGGCCGGTCCCAGGCGCCGTGGAATGGATCCGGCGGCTGCGCGAGGACGGCTGGCGGCAGGCGGTGGCCTCTTCAGCTCCCCGGCTCAACATCGAGGCCATGCTGGGCGAGTTGGGGTTGACAGACGCCTTTGAGGCCTTGGTCTGCGCAGAGGAGTTGCCGGCCGGGAAGCCCGATCCAGCAGTCTTCTTAAAGGCAGCGGAGACATTGAGAGTGCTGCCCGCCCATTGTATTGTG carries:
- a CDS encoding HAD family phosphatase encodes the protein MVQQGKAVLWDLDGVIADTGDLHILTWRMMLNEMGVPFDEQYFRRIFGMVNSEGIPLLLGRPASPEEIARLSERKEALFRELLPGRLRPVPGAVEWIRRLREDGWRQAVASSAPRLNIEAMLGELGLTDAFEALVCAEELPAGKPDPAVFLKAAETLRVLPAHCIVVEDALVGIEAARRAGMKCIAVTTTHPAEELQGADLIVATPAALPPDAFERLLNGL